Genomic DNA from Gossypium hirsutum isolate 1008001.06 chromosome A01, Gossypium_hirsutum_v2.1, whole genome shotgun sequence:
tgacaacatcaaattcacacactaacatgtacttatgactattaggtatttttaccgattaagcctttttactcattttcacttaaaaccaagtagcacaagttgtctaacataatttaaagcatcatattccatcataaaacatcaaaatacacaaatttcacctatgggtatttttccaaatttgattcctaacttaaattattgctagcataagctttatcgagctaccgggacttaaaaaacgtaaagatcattaaaaacggggcttggaatcacttactataaagcttgaaagttgaagaaaccccagctatggagagaggtaaggttcAGCTGgtaacttgaagaagatgatacaattttatcatctttttacctttttattaatgttaataaccaaatgaccaaaatacccctccttactaaactttcaaaaattccttccatgtcctaattttgtccatgaacttaaaattggtcaaattaccatttaagatctcctaattaatattccaaaataatttcatactaaaaaattctagaatgcaagttttgcaaattattcagtttagtccctaacctcaacttaagcactttatgcatagaattttatcacgaaattttcggacaatcatgtaatcataccatgaacctcaaaataataataaaataaatttttttctacctcgaatttgtggtttcgcaaccactattccgtttaggccctatttcggaatGTTACAGTATTAATACCACCAAAATTCAATTATGTTTTCTTTGCAAAACAGGGGTATCGATATTAATTTCCTagtatcgatattttatgaaaaagtattgatactcaAATAAAAATCGATACCATTTTAGCATTCTATTTGTTTAAAACTGTTCATTAGGTTAGGTATCGATATTAGAtgtaaaaatatcgatacttgagTTCAAGAACGTAAAAACTTCTCTTTAAATGATCCACTTATGCTCAAAACTTACCTaaactaaaataacataaaaaacacAATAAAGGCATACAACAtctaaacaaaatatatatacttaagatCAACCAACATAAACAATCTACCCATTAAGGTACCTAGACATGAACAACTAagcattaaattttatttataagcaTACACCCAAACATTACCTCAATTGATCAAATCATATATTAAACATTATTCTCACAACTATGCATTAACCACAACTTACTTAGCATATCAATTACTCAACTATTTAATCATTAAGCATATCACCAAATTACTTCAACAAGACATCTTCAAGAAAATCATCCTTATCAACCACATACACAtttatatacaatatttaaaactcAAAACTCAAATACCATTAAGACACAAAATGaacattacacatatatacatagaacatcctaggtacatgccaagatcAAAAGAACATTTCACCAACAATTGAGTCCGGGATTCTTACTAGATGCTGAATCGATGTACAAACTGAACAATACCTAACCTGCACACGAACAACCGATAACATAtgctgagtataactcagtggtatttctatatccaaaattaaattataatataaattatgcaaTGCATGACTTAACAACAAGATCTAATACAAATTAATATTAATGTACCATTTAATATTACAACTCAATTTACTTATAATAATTCAACCTACCATAATTGTAACACATATACATTTCTCCCTataacaatcaaaataaatttatcacatcAATATTTTATACTCATTTCCGGACTTAACTCTGGTATCctctattcaatttcatttataattattgtCCCAAATCCATCTCGTTATTTCATCCATCATACTTATAGACATATACTTATATCACATCTCAAAACAGATTCAAcctcatatttatattattatactatATTTCCAAAACTATTCACTTTAATCCTTATtgcaaataataaatttgaatcggataaattcaactctttttatcACCTACAACTTACCTTATGACCTCCCCATGCAATACAGTTTCATAAATACAGCAAATGAAGTTGTTTGGGTTATAAAAACACAAACCGTAAACTCCGAGTAACTTATCGATGatcttgtcttttcctttctttctcgaGGATTTCGAGTCAACGTTAGCTacatattaaaacaaatataataaattaacactaaatatcccaattcaaattcaattgttaaattatacaactttcacatattattcaatttagtccccaaaactaggactataaaaattttcacattcaaTCCCCAAAACCTAATGCCAAAATTTTTAGAGTCCATATAGGACTTCCTATTTCTCAATTACACTCCCAATTTTAAATTTTGCACAAATTAGTCATTATTGCACAAAATCATtaatttactttataatttagtcctttatcagttctagatttaaaatctatcaaattaacacCTCAAACTCCAAATATTCAACAATAGTAGCATCTTAAATCTTTATCAGCACAAAAAATTATGACATGGGTCAACTAGATTGAATTATagagattccaaaaatataaaaattacaagaaaatggactacaCTTACTAACCAATTCTAAAATTGAAAGTAGAACTCCCTAACGCTCAAtgcttctcttcttctcttctttgaTTCGGTTTGCATGATAGAGAAATGAAAatggttggttttttttttcttctccagTAACTCTCcacttatgtttttattataatactttattttcatttcattttatgttatgttttatttatttattatttatatatttttaacataatttctttaACTATTCAAAGCTACCTCCGCTAAATGTTTAAGTGGTATAATTACCACTTAGGTCTTTTATCCCatgctttaattataaaatccttagctatttaaattttatcatttttccaatttagttctCGTATCTTAATTaatccttaattaaataaaattatctatccGAAATTCACTTCACTTCACTTCAACtctaactccataaatatttaaaaaaaatatttacgagtctgatttaAAGAAACAGGGTCCCGATACCTTAATATCCAAAACTATCGACTTTAGAACCGATACACTTATACCTTGTCTAACTttccaaataaccaaaattattagATCAAACTTCAATATAATACTGTAATatcctcgtaaatattaataaataatattcatgGATTCTATCATTGGAAAATAACATTCCGAAGCTACCGTTTCCGACTCCACTAGCTTTCGAATTGTTACATTCTCCTCCTTGTCTAATACAACTCTTAACAACAAATAACATAGCACCATTTCGATGTTACCATATGCTACTATCACTTTCTCATGATTGGAAGATCAATTATTAAAGTGATATCTTCCGGTATTATATTTACTTTCCCAcgtgaaaaatgaaatatatgtgtttcAAAGCTTTATCTTTTCAATAAGGTGGAAAGCAACTCCGGTATCATTTCAAATTTGATTATTGTAAATATCGTTAATAAACTAACACTCCTTAAGTGGTTTCGGATAAGTCCATTTGGCTTCAAGAATCTGAAACTATGTCAAATGAAAACAATTTAATCTCCttactattcaaaacatcacAAAAAAGTAACATTTGATgaaataaacacttaatcaacaTTGATTAAATTGACCTTGAAATCTATATTTGGTGATGAGAGCTAAGgcataaattttataaagatttaacatTCTACTAAACTATCATTCATAGGTATCAAAATACCTTAAAAACAActtattacaaaatataaaaattagcaTTACTAAAAAAAACACCTTCATCTTCTTTCCTTGTTCTCACGTGGCCTTTTTCCCCTTAAGAAACCAATAAATAAGAATACCATCAAGGCATTTTTCACACCTTTTCTATTTGAATATGTtagatattaaatatattattataaataaaatatttaaaattcaacttaatgtatttataatatagatgtgtatttaaaaataataataaaacatacgaatctaaaataaaatagttaaaattgtgagtaaaaataattaaataattaatatatcatattaacAATATTAAATACATTATAATTGTTTTTTCATAATATTGTCATTTTTCTTAAGTTGATATCAAATTGACTTGTAGCACCAACTCAATAAACGATATTATCAATATGAACAAACAATAGGGTgaaataatttgtataataaaattttggttgaaacAGCAAAGAGAAGATTTTATAGATGTTACTAGCATTAGTTCAAATTTCACCgtatctaaatttttttctatttttattaaaaagataaaaacaccCTTGTAATAACGTAACTTATTAACATAATAACAAATTAAGCTCTTAAAGTTTAtatcttttatcaatttggtcattattcTTTTGTTGACCTAAAATTGGACTTTAACCTCTTAAAaagtatcaaattttaaatcaacatTTCAAAAACAACTGAGTTACTAAAacgttaaattttgaaatataacaACTCGAACGATAATCTATTTATATTTCatgataactttttttttaatgtttatgagttttttatatatatatgttgaatctttttataatttttagattatttgttAATATGATATATAACAACCATATGAGttgttataattaatattttcgcaaaaaagaaattgatttaACTCACCCTTAGCTAAATAAAGTAAGAGGTAAattgacaaatatatatatatatatgtatatggatatTAAAATCTAAGTTGCCTAATTTTAAATAGAGTAAAAAGGCAAGTCAAAAAGGAAACAAAACCATCTGGCGTGGAGATGGAGGTGGAAGTGGAAGTGGAAGTGGTAGCAGAAACATTTTATTTTACTTCAGATCTCAGCTGAAgcccttttcctttcccttaaacatcattttttttatttttttatttatttctcatcCTATTACATGGCTTCCATCCGTCGGACTCTCTCACCGGCATTTCACGGCCGTTCCACCCAGAACGGCGCTGCTGTGTTCTCCTCTTCTCCCTCTAATAAGCTTTTACATAAACATTTCCCCTCTTCTACTTCCTCAACGCTCCTCAATTTAGTTTACCGCCGAGGGTGGCGCCGGTCTTTTCGCCGCTGTCTCTTCTTTTTTCTAATAGGGTTGCTTTTTGGAATTACTCCGTTTGGACAAATGGATGCCGATATCCGACCCAAGGATTTCTCTTCTCCCGACCTCAGACCGCCACATGTCCACCTCCAATCCGACGATCCCATTGTTTCTTATGTTGCATTGGGCGTTAATACGCAATTGGAACAACACAATGAAGTTACGGATTCAATCGAGCCGTTAAAGCAGTTAATCGTCGTTACGCCCACTTACAATCGGGGATTCCAAGTCTATTTCTTGAACAGGTTAGGCCAAGTTCTGCGGTTAGTGAAGCCGCCGTTGGTTTGGATAGTGGTGGAGGAGAAAACGGTGTCATTAGAGACGGCCCGGATTTTGAGGAAAACAGGGGTTATGTATCGGCACGTTGTGTCCACGCGCAATTCTAGTGACGTGAAGGACCGAGGGGTTCATCAAAGAAACGCCGCTTTGGAACATATCGAACGGCACAAGCTTGATGGGATCGTGTTTTTCGCCGACGACGACAACGTCTACACCCCGGAATTGTTTGAGAGTTTGAGAACTAttaggtaattttattttattatatttttaagataacAAAATTGGGCAATGAATGAATACTGTTGAATTGTTTTGAGTTAGAGATTTTGGTGATTGGCTATCTGAAATTTATTTGTCATTACCTAATAATAGCATTTCCATTTTTGGAGTAAATCATCTTGATTGCAACCAAGCCCGTGGTGTGAAGAATTCCCGTTGAAACAAGTCCAGATCGGATCTCTGTACCCCCTCCCcgcattaaaaaaatttcatcctttttagcTCTTAACCACTCGAGTttcattttcatataacattcagCCTGGCTATCCTTCCTTTAGTATCTGTTTTGTTGTAATCGTCTTGAGATTTTTTAATGAGGAATTAACTTAAAATCGTTTATCTGCTGATTAAAACTTTTCCCCTTTTGTCAAGAAGGTTAATGAATATCTCAATAACTATTGTAGTTAATTCTTAGCTTGGAATGATATGACCATTGAATTCCGAGTTTGTCTTGTTCATAAGTATGTTAGAATGGAGACGGCTATCCCAATGGTGTAACTGTGCACTGATTACAATGAAATGCTTCTTCTTTTCCCAATCATGCTATCATACACAAATTCATAACATGTATCCTATTGTGTTGTAGCCGATTTGGAACTTGGCCTGTTGCGATGCttgaacaaaacaaaaacaaggcAATTGTGGAAGGTCCAGTATGCAATGCGAGTCGAGTAATTGGATGGCACACAAATGAGAAAAGCAAAAGACTTCGTAGGTTTCATGTTGATATGTCGGGATTTGCTTTTAACAGCACCATCTTGTGGGACCCAAAGCGATGGGGACGCCCCTTCTCAAACCCAATTCGGCAATTGGACACAGTGAAGGAGGGTTTCCAAGTATAAATCATACTGTGTTGCTTTTTGTACAATTTCATTGAAGCTGATGTGTATTTTCTCTAGAAATGCCACGGCTTGATTCTTAGCTTCTCTCTCGGTTTCTTCTATGCAGGAAACGACATTCATCGAGCAAGTAGTGGAAGATGAAAGTCAAATGGAAGGTCTACCACCTGGTTGTTCAAAGGTTATGAACTGGCATCTCCATTTAGATATAGGCAATGTTGTTTATCCCAAAGGCTGGCTACTTGAGAAGAACCTAGAGGTTACCTTACCTATTAAGTGATGAAAGCTCAGCTCCATAAGGTTTTAATGCTAAGGAGGGGATACATGGGTAAGAGATTCAAATTCTGAATTTCCCTTTCAGTATTTTTGACTTGTTATAGGAAATATTG
This window encodes:
- the LOC107916710 gene encoding probable beta-1,4-xylosyltransferase IRX9H, giving the protein MASIRRTLSPAFHGRSTQNGAAVFSSSPSNKLLHKHFPSSTSSTLLNLVYRRGWRRSFRRCLFFFLIGLLFGITPFGQMDADIRPKDFSSPDLRPPHVHLQSDDPIVSYVALGVNTQLEQHNEVTDSIEPLKQLIVVTPTYNRGFQVYFLNRLGQVLRLVKPPLVWIVVEEKTVSLETARILRKTGVMYRHVVSTRNSSDVKDRGVHQRNAALEHIERHKLDGIVFFADDDNVYTPELFESLRTISRFGTWPVAMLEQNKNKAIVEGPVCNASRVIGWHTNEKSKRLRRFHVDMSGFAFNSTILWDPKRWGRPFSNPIRQLDTVKEGFQETTFIEQVVEDESQMEGLPPGCSKVMNWHLHLDIGNVVYPKGWLLEKNLEVTLPIK